The proteins below come from a single Leptospiraceae bacterium genomic window:
- the recQ gene encoding DNA helicase RecQ has protein sequence MEKILTIVKKYWGYQSLRSLQSESIQAVLDKKDSLTVLPTGAGKSLCYQAPALISEGTTLVISPLIALMKDQVDGLRQNGISAAQLDSTLDTEEKSNLYFELLNGKITLLFVSPERALLPEFLTILKQIQLSFIAIDEAHCVSQWGHDFRPEYRSLGKLKKIFPSIAIHAYTATASEVVREDIVTQLSLDTPQILVGDFDRKNLTYRIIPRMNLTDQLIKVIEKHPKEAGIIYCIRRKDVDELTGLLTKKGISCLPYHAGMSNAERTKNQEEFISEKIDIIVATVAFGMGIDRSNIRYVIHTGMPKSIEHYQQETGRAGRDGLEAECILFYSGSDSIVWKKILGEGDENSGNLDFLTSSYRHIEEMEKYCRLSVCRHKFLKNYFGQEYESANCQACDVCIDTKEIAEDSQILARKILSGVVRVNERFGVSHVTSMLRGENLSKLRQLGHDSLSTYGLLKNYSKEQVQDWIYQLISQNVLTQEGNPYPVLRLTEKSKSVLRSEMSISLTLLPAQLEQPSKKMDTESWEGVDKDLFDTLRIFRKDLAASRGVPPFVILGDVTLRELSRIRPSSLEALHFIYGIGEQKLKDFGEEILSIIRRYCNEKQITMDVAVAQVKKVVEKKPITVNGTKSLAFELFRDNKSLDLIIQETGRARSTVLGYLADFLELGHPTDIYTYISTESYNRISEVIQQVGVERLKPIYLHLNETVPYDEIRIVMAHWKGKNSKNHTDQYANSERE, from the coding sequence ATGGAAAAAATACTAACAATAGTAAAAAAATATTGGGGTTACCAGTCCCTTAGGTCTTTGCAATCTGAATCAATCCAAGCAGTCCTTGATAAAAAAGACTCTTTGACCGTTCTTCCAACAGGGGCTGGAAAATCTCTTTGTTACCAAGCCCCGGCACTTATATCGGAGGGGACAACGCTTGTTATATCTCCTTTGATCGCATTAATGAAAGACCAAGTGGACGGATTGCGGCAGAACGGGATATCCGCTGCACAACTCGATTCTACTTTAGATACAGAAGAAAAATCTAATCTTTATTTTGAACTTTTAAACGGTAAAATTACTTTATTATTTGTTTCGCCAGAGCGTGCTCTTTTACCAGAGTTTCTAACAATTCTAAAACAAATTCAATTAAGTTTTATTGCTATAGATGAAGCTCACTGTGTAAGCCAATGGGGACATGATTTTCGCCCAGAATATCGATCACTCGGAAAACTAAAAAAGATTTTTCCGAGTATTGCCATTCATGCATATACAGCAACTGCTTCTGAAGTGGTAAGAGAAGATATAGTTACACAACTTAGTCTAGATACTCCTCAAATATTAGTTGGAGACTTTGATAGAAAAAATTTAACATATCGAATAATCCCACGAATGAATCTAACTGATCAATTGATTAAAGTAATTGAAAAACATCCAAAAGAAGCGGGAATAATATACTGTATCCGTCGTAAGGATGTTGATGAACTAACTGGGCTTCTTACAAAAAAAGGTATATCTTGTTTGCCATATCATGCTGGAATGTCAAATGCGGAAAGAACAAAAAATCAAGAAGAATTTATATCAGAGAAAATCGATATTATTGTAGCGACTGTCGCATTTGGTATGGGAATTGACCGGAGTAATATTCGTTATGTTATTCATACCGGTATGCCAAAGTCTATCGAACACTATCAACAGGAAACGGGACGTGCGGGTCGGGACGGTTTAGAGGCTGAATGTATTCTATTTTATTCAGGAAGTGACTCTATTGTATGGAAAAAAATTTTAGGAGAAGGGGATGAAAATTCCGGCAATTTAGATTTCCTTACTTCTAGTTATCGCCATATTGAGGAAATGGAAAAATACTGCCGACTGAGTGTTTGTCGTCACAAATTTCTGAAAAATTATTTTGGACAAGAATATGAATCTGCTAACTGTCAAGCCTGCGATGTATGTATAGACACGAAAGAGATTGCTGAAGATTCACAAATATTAGCTCGAAAAATTTTATCTGGAGTAGTCCGCGTGAATGAACGGTTTGGAGTATCTCATGTGACAAGTATGTTAAGAGGGGAAAATCTATCTAAATTACGACAGTTAGGTCATGATTCGCTTTCAACCTACGGGCTTCTTAAAAATTATTCGAAAGAACAAGTGCAGGATTGGATATACCAACTTATTTCACAAAATGTATTAACTCAAGAAGGAAATCCATATCCAGTACTTCGGTTAACAGAAAAATCAAAATCGGTTCTTCGAAGTGAAATGTCCATTAGCCTCACATTACTGCCTGCACAATTAGAACAGCCTTCTAAAAAAATGGATACGGAATCCTGGGAAGGAGTAGATAAGGATTTGTTTGATACACTTAGAATTTTCCGAAAAGATTTAGCCGCCTCGCGTGGAGTACCTCCGTTTGTGATTCTGGGAGATGTTACCCTCCGTGAACTTTCTCGTATTCGTCCATCTTCTCTAGAGGCATTGCATTTCATTTATGGAATTGGCGAACAAAAACTAAAAGACTTTGGAGAAGAGATACTTAGTATTATCCGAAGGTACTGTAATGAAAAACAAATTACTATGGACGTTGCAGTAGCACAGGTAAAAAAAGTAGTCGAAAAAAAACCAATAACGGTTAATGGAACTAAGTCCCTAGCTTTCGAGCTATTTCGAGACAATAAATCTTTAGATTTAATTATTCAAGAAACAGGCAGAGCCAGAAGTACAGTTTTAGGATATCTGGCGGATTTTTTAGAATTAGGGCATCCGACAGATATTTATACATATATTTCAACCGAAAGTTATAATAGAATTTCCGAAGTTATTCAACAAGTGGGAGTAGAGAGGTTAAAACCTATTTACCTTCATTTGAATGAAACAGTTCCTTACGATGAAATTCGTATCGTGATGGCGCATTGGAAAGGGAAAAATTCGAAGAACCACACAGATCAATATGCAAATAGCGAGAGAGAGTAA
- a CDS encoding inositol monophosphatase, protein MERDITKRFEHFREYLPKIEAFLKETQGKAGLKIDKKGPIDLVTEADLGSEKMVIEEIRKYFPEDSILGEEGTTYEGSNPYRWIIDPVDGTTNYAHRLPLYGICLGLENLETKRIDMGIVSFPAMGEVYHAIRGKGAFKNDKKIVVSPTDHLIDALVSTGFPYEKKSRMESIIENLRSVLLSVRDVRRTGVASLDLCWVAEGRFDAYYEENLKPWDMAAASIIVEEAGGKLSTFDGNDFSIFAPNLLATNSIIHRLMMDRLSVISPKLVGEFGM, encoded by the coding sequence ATGGAAAGAGACATAACTAAAAGATTTGAACATTTTCGAGAATATCTGCCTAAAATTGAGGCATTTTTGAAAGAAACCCAAGGCAAAGCAGGTTTAAAAATTGATAAAAAAGGCCCAATTGACCTTGTTACAGAAGCCGATTTAGGCTCAGAGAAAATGGTAATTGAGGAAATCCGTAAGTATTTTCCAGAGGACTCAATTCTAGGAGAGGAAGGAACTACGTACGAAGGCAGTAATCCCTATCGTTGGATTATTGACCCGGTGGATGGAACAACGAATTATGCCCATCGACTTCCTTTGTATGGAATCTGCCTTGGGTTAGAAAACTTGGAGACAAAAAGAATCGATATGGGAATCGTAAGTTTTCCGGCTATGGGTGAGGTATACCATGCAATACGAGGAAAGGGCGCATTTAAAAATGATAAAAAGATAGTCGTTTCACCAACTGACCATTTGATTGATGCACTGGTTTCAACTGGGTTTCCTTACGAAAAAAAAAGCAGAATGGAAAGTATCATCGAGAATTTACGATCTGTGTTACTCTCAGTTCGGGATGTTCGTAGAACAGGAGTTGCTAGTTTGGATTTATGTTGGGTCGCGGAAGGCCGGTTTGATGCCTATTACGAAGAAAATTTAAAGCCATGGGATATGGCCGCGGCTTCCATAATAGTGGAAGAGGCAGGAGGAAAACTTTCTACTTTTGACGGAAATGATTTTTCCATATTTGCCCCAAATTTACTTGCGACTAATTCCATTATTCACAGATTAATGATGGATAGACTTTCTGTAATTTCCCCTAAACTTGTGGGAGAGTTTGGAATGTGA
- a CDS encoding SpoIIE family protein phosphatase, which produces MSEITQTILLIDDDKLIMMSLERILKKKGYQVIQTENSDRVIELIKTNNVDLVVLDFYLKGVNGIDILKSIRSIEKYASIPVIMLTSEESPDIIESCLDSGATDFIIKPIIPKVLLARIRSALLNRVNILQIEMQKEELLISRQQLSEVLYHLEKDIKKARITQTTLIPSSFIQSKYYSMYSYYKPMIEVGGDFFSHYERGDKTDLLFGDVSGHGISSAMVSCMAVLCFQTMPHDNLEIKHELEYLHNTLFDYVRGHYITGVYLRFDSSSYNLQYAYAGHHNIYLIRQGELTALDGKGTPLILMKDFVTTSYTIPIEKGDRLFLFSDGLYEVFNAKNELYGIEQFSEDIKSKIYLTGKEFLNAVSDLSMEYSDQIVKDDITMLLIEF; this is translated from the coding sequence ATGAGCGAAATAACCCAGACTATTTTATTAATTGATGATGATAAGTTAATCATGATGTCATTGGAGCGAATTTTAAAAAAGAAAGGCTACCAAGTTATCCAAACAGAAAATTCGGACAGAGTTATTGAGTTGATTAAGACTAATAACGTTGATTTGGTTGTGTTAGATTTTTATCTAAAGGGTGTGAATGGGATCGATATTTTAAAATCTATTCGTTCCATTGAAAAATATGCAAGTATTCCAGTCATAATGTTAACTTCAGAGGAAAGTCCAGACATCATCGAAAGTTGTTTGGATTCCGGTGCAACAGATTTTATTATTAAACCAATTATACCAAAGGTTTTACTTGCTCGAATTCGTTCGGCACTTTTAAATCGAGTAAATATTTTGCAGATAGAAATGCAAAAGGAAGAGTTATTAATTTCAAGACAACAATTATCAGAGGTTCTTTATCATTTAGAAAAAGATATTAAAAAAGCGCGCATAACACAAACTACGCTTATCCCATCTAGTTTTATACAATCTAAATATTATTCGATGTATTCCTACTATAAACCAATGATTGAAGTTGGAGGCGATTTTTTTTCACATTATGAACGGGGGGATAAAACAGATTTGCTTTTCGGTGATGTATCTGGTCATGGAATCTCATCTGCCATGGTATCTTGTATGGCGGTTCTTTGTTTCCAAACAATGCCTCACGATAATCTAGAAATTAAGCATGAACTCGAATATTTACACAATACATTGTTCGATTATGTACGAGGGCATTATATTACCGGAGTTTACTTACGATTTGACTCATCTAGTTATAATTTGCAGTATGCTTATGCGGGGCACCACAATATTTATTTGATTCGACAGGGAGAATTGACTGCTCTAGACGGGAAAGGAACTCCACTTATATTGATGAAAGATTTTGTTACAACCTCTTATACAATTCCGATTGAAAAGGGAGATCGGTTATTTTTATTTTCAGATGGGCTTTATGAAGTATTTAACGCAAAGAATGAACTTTATGGAATAGAACAATTTTCGGAGGATATAAAAAGCAAAATTTATCTAACAGGAAAAGAATTTTTAAATGCTGTATCTGATTTGTCAATGGAATATTCAGACCAAATTGTAAAGGATGATATTACAATGTTACTGATTGAATTCTAA
- the ybeY gene encoding rRNA maturation RNase YbeY — translation MSLIKNIYIENNSHHKLGITPKEIKANIKKVVDHMTNLKGYEFSLLVTSDEEIQKINLAKRGKDKSTDVLSFPIIEKDLPDGYKILGEVVISIDTMRKQAREIGHSDKEEFYRLLVHGILHLLGFDHEKSAYEEKRMQEKEDECLQLILG, via the coding sequence ATGTCACTGATAAAAAACATATACATCGAAAATAACTCTCACCACAAACTTGGAATTACCCCCAAGGAAATAAAAGCGAATATCAAAAAAGTGGTGGATCACATGACTAATCTTAAGGGATACGAATTTTCCCTTTTAGTTACCAGCGATGAAGAAATCCAAAAAATCAATCTTGCTAAAAGAGGAAAAGACAAATCAACAGATGTACTTTCCTTTCCTATCATTGAAAAAGATTTACCTGATGGGTATAAAATTTTAGGAGAAGTAGTTATTTCCATTGATACTATGCGCAAACAAGCACGTGAAATTGGTCATAGTGATAAAGAAGAATTCTACAGATTATTAGTTCATGGTATTTTACACTTACTTGGATTTGACCACGAAAAAAGTGCGTATGAAGAAAAACGTATGCAAGAAAAAGAAGATGAATGTCTTCAATTGATCTTAGGATAA
- the metG gene encoding methionine--tRNA ligase, with the protein MKKRKLLVTTALPYANGSIHLGHMLEGVQTDIWVRFQKLSGNECYFFCADDTHGTPVMLAAKKEGVSPEELVEKIHKEHYKDLTGFYIEYDNYYSTNSPENRHFSEEIYNKLKNKSHIAEREIEQSYCEHDKMFLPDRFIKGTCPKCGAKDQYGDGCEVCGSNYSPKDLLESHCAICGNTPGLKKSKHLFFKLQDFQTELSTWIENPNHVHEGVRNKLQEWFSQGLQEWDISRDGPYFGFEIPGEKNKYFYVWLDAPIGYMASSKNYFKDNPLFDEFWKSGDGEIVHFVGKDILYFHALFWPAMLLGGDYKTPNRVNVHGFITVNGEKMSKSRGTFIKAATFLKYLDPEHFRFFIASKLNDTLDDLDLNFADFSSKVNSDLIGNFINIISRTGTSILDKLDRKLGTLSPEGKSLVESLIASKSDILKNYEDKNYSKVMKEIARLGDTVNKYVNDKAPWNLVKTNQEEAREVVTAAINSARILAIYLQPIIPKISENIFKFLSLNSNVPFSDLEKIIENVKILPYEMLSQRVDEKAVTNMLEENKVSQQDEKKLQPSSPIESKANPSVMGLISINDLTKVELRVGLIKEANHVEGADKLLNVKVDLGEKGIKNVFAGIKSAYKPEELVGMKVVVVANLEPRKMKFGMSEAMLLASGKEETLSLFVPHRNANPGDILK; encoded by the coding sequence ATGAAAAAACGAAAACTATTAGTCACAACCGCTTTACCTTACGCCAATGGATCCATTCATTTGGGTCATATGTTAGAAGGTGTTCAAACTGACATTTGGGTACGGTTTCAAAAACTTTCGGGCAATGAATGTTATTTTTTCTGTGCAGATGATACGCATGGAACACCAGTTATGTTAGCAGCAAAAAAAGAAGGTGTCTCACCGGAAGAATTAGTAGAAAAAATCCATAAAGAGCATTACAAAGACCTTACAGGTTTTTATATTGAGTATGATAACTATTACTCAACCAACTCTCCTGAAAATAGACATTTTTCAGAAGAAATTTATAATAAATTAAAAAATAAATCTCATATAGCAGAAAGGGAAATTGAACAATCTTACTGTGAACACGATAAAATGTTTTTACCGGATCGTTTTATCAAAGGAACTTGTCCAAAGTGTGGCGCAAAAGATCAATATGGCGACGGATGTGAAGTCTGCGGATCTAATTACTCCCCAAAAGACTTACTAGAATCCCATTGCGCCATTTGTGGAAATACTCCTGGTCTAAAAAAATCAAAACATCTTTTTTTCAAATTACAAGACTTCCAAACAGAGCTTAGCACATGGATAGAAAATCCTAACCATGTTCACGAAGGTGTTCGTAACAAATTACAAGAATGGTTTTCCCAAGGGTTACAAGAATGGGACATATCGCGTGACGGCCCCTACTTCGGTTTCGAAATTCCCGGGGAGAAAAATAAATACTTTTATGTTTGGTTAGATGCACCTATCGGCTATATGGCGTCTTCCAAAAACTACTTCAAGGATAATCCATTATTTGATGAGTTTTGGAAATCGGGTGACGGAGAAATCGTTCACTTTGTCGGCAAAGACATATTATACTTTCATGCACTCTTTTGGCCAGCCATGTTACTTGGTGGGGACTATAAAACTCCCAACAGAGTAAACGTACATGGGTTTATTACTGTTAATGGGGAAAAAATGTCTAAGTCTCGTGGAACTTTTATCAAAGCAGCCACTTTTTTAAAATACCTAGACCCTGAACACTTTCGTTTTTTTATAGCAAGTAAATTAAACGACACTTTAGATGATTTAGATTTGAACTTCGCCGACTTTAGCTCTAAAGTGAATTCCGATTTAATTGGAAATTTTATTAATATAATTTCTAGAACTGGAACATCCATTTTAGATAAATTAGATCGTAAATTAGGGACATTAAGTCCGGAAGGTAAGTCATTAGTCGAAAGTCTAATTGCAAGCAAATCAGATATTCTTAAAAACTATGAAGATAAAAACTACTCTAAGGTAATGAAAGAAATTGCTCGTTTAGGTGATACAGTTAACAAATATGTAAACGATAAGGCTCCTTGGAATCTAGTTAAAACGAATCAAGAGGAAGCTCGGGAAGTTGTTACGGCCGCAATCAATTCTGCAAGAATATTAGCCATTTACCTGCAACCCATAATTCCAAAAATATCTGAGAATATATTCAAGTTCTTAAGTCTAAATTCTAACGTTCCTTTTTCGGACTTGGAAAAAATTATAGAAAATGTAAAAATCCTACCTTATGAAATGTTATCTCAAAGAGTAGATGAAAAGGCCGTTACAAATATGTTAGAAGAAAATAAAGTATCACAACAGGACGAAAAAAAATTACAACCGTCATCACCTATTGAATCAAAAGCGAATCCTTCAGTAATGGGATTGATAAGTATCAATGATTTAACTAAAGTTGAACTACGAGTCGGACTAATCAAAGAAGCAAACCATGTAGAGGGAGCTGATAAACTTCTAAATGTAAAAGTTGATTTAGGTGAAAAAGGAATTAAAAATGTTTTTGCTGGTATAAAATCTGCATATAAACCAGAAGAGTTAGTTGGAATGAAAGTAGTTGTAGTAGCAAACTTAGAACCTAGAAAAATGAAGTTTGGAATGTCAGAAGCTATGTTATTAGCCTCTGGCAAAGAGGAAACACTATCACTTTTTGTTCCACACAGAAACGCGAATCCAGGGGATATTCTAAAGTAA
- a CDS encoding ChaN family lipoprotein, with protein MKLTNFCRKIYGVICKFHKHVLKQSFILSFLLLFSNISAQDSYPKIYESSTWNPIGFEDILNKFQTVDVLIIGEEHDDKKGHEEKSKLIRYIAEKQNFIISMEMFERDQQVVLNEYLAGLIDDKLFQSDIKLWTNYEDYKPIVMFAKENKIPVLAANAPRRYVRMLSRNGLSEMYKFPSISKKYIAPLYTVELYRQEIYENKIFGSIAGHGGEKLGMKNMILAQNLWDATMADSILKVVEKKRTKVIHINGRFHSDESMGVTYRLTQLGLKVLTISMFVHRSSEIPNQNQLKKYADIIYITDIVNSKN; from the coding sequence ATGAAACTAACTAATTTTTGTAGAAAAATCTATGGTGTAATATGTAAATTCCACAAACACGTATTAAAACAGAGTTTTATCCTCTCATTTTTATTATTGTTCAGTAATATCAGTGCACAAGATTCTTATCCCAAAATTTACGAATCGTCAACTTGGAACCCGATTGGGTTTGAAGATATTCTAAATAAATTTCAAACCGTAGATGTGCTAATCATTGGAGAAGAACACGATGATAAAAAGGGACACGAGGAAAAATCCAAACTCATTCGTTATATCGCAGAGAAACAAAATTTTATTATCTCTATGGAAATGTTTGAAAGAGATCAACAAGTAGTGTTAAATGAATATTTGGCTGGGTTAATAGATGATAAATTATTTCAATCGGACATTAAACTATGGACTAATTATGAAGATTACAAACCAATCGTAATGTTTGCTAAGGAAAATAAAATCCCAGTATTGGCGGCTAACGCACCTAGGAGATATGTGAGAATGCTATCTCGTAATGGATTGTCAGAAATGTATAAATTTCCATCTATTTCCAAAAAGTATATCGCTCCTTTGTATACAGTAGAATTGTATCGACAAGAAATATATGAAAATAAAATTTTCGGTTCTATTGCAGGACATGGTGGAGAAAAATTAGGAATGAAAAATATGATTCTCGCTCAAAACCTGTGGGATGCTACGATGGCGGATTCAATTTTAAAAGTAGTCGAAAAAAAAAGAACAAAAGTTATCCATATAAATGGAAGATTTCATAGCGATGAATCTATGGGGGTTACATATCGATTGACCCAACTTGGTTTAAAGGTTTTAACAATTTCAATGTTTGTTCACCGCTCTTCGGAAATTCCGAACCAAAATCAGTTGAAAAAATATGCAGATATAATTTATATTACAGACATTGTAAATTCAAAAAATTAA
- a CDS encoding SpoIIE family protein phosphatase, with the protein MKRYFYQILFCIIVAFVISIEAQTNSKYTLLKSENEIQILDSDNDWEFTTQEINSEKIDELNDSNIHWLPYQIPSNPNTNFKQIWVRKKIFISDNFSQKQLAIRLGIISDRDRTFFNQTLIGATGTFGSLNPQSYDRIRIYEIPESLIQKGKVNTLLIQIERFFPEEIGINQDKTAIGPTFLIQRELYKEELYKLILLAIYGTVGFYFLFLFLRRRQEKENLLFALFAFCVVLYQFMRTQIKYDLGIDFISLKKVEYLVFAALIPLFTNFIRSYFKYSISIFLLGLNILSILVMGFFTISSDLILFDKINKTLVQPIGFIFIGHLFYYLISAILKKNKDAFNIFLGVCIIFLSVVTDILSDRGYFPFPRTFGYIFIFFILSIAIILANKFVRLHNEVEELNTSLENKVEQRTQELSLSIQEIQKIKTQQDGDYFLTSLLLSPLTANKNNSEFVKTEFFSKQKKSFLFKNKTYEIGGDISISSNITLNGKNFTVFINGDAMGKSIQGAGGALVMGVVFNTVLSRSNISSFKLKTPEKWLKDAFLELQRIFESFDGTMFLSCVMGLIDDETGFLYYLNAEHPWTVLLRDGETSFIEQKFTTRKLGIFENENLFHVQTLKLIQGDILLLGSDGRDDILMQTINDVRIINEDETLFLEIVKRAKGNLNEIIELLHQTGELTDDCSLLRIEYLGPAANPHKTNFTEILARMFQNYDDVRIDNYQENIHLLKNVYKLNPYNEVANRQLGFFYFKKRDFLNAIKHIEHYTYKKPESVEMLYLACLSNKKCGNYDKAVDIGEQILLREPKNFKNLKNLKKLYQLTKKSERVEELEHKIKELKYEVFRTKS; encoded by the coding sequence ATGAAACGTTATTTCTATCAAATACTATTCTGTATTATAGTGGCCTTCGTGATCAGTATTGAGGCACAGACAAATTCAAAGTATACCTTATTAAAATCAGAAAATGAGATTCAAATTTTAGATTCAGACAATGATTGGGAATTCACAACCCAAGAAATTAATTCCGAAAAAATAGATGAGTTAAATGATTCAAATATACACTGGCTCCCATATCAAATTCCTTCCAATCCAAATACAAATTTTAAACAAATTTGGGTTCGTAAAAAGATTTTTATATCTGACAATTTTTCCCAAAAACAATTGGCGATACGACTAGGAATTATTTCCGATAGAGATAGAACTTTTTTCAACCAAACACTAATTGGAGCTACCGGAACATTTGGAAGTTTAAATCCACAAAGTTATGATAGAATAAGAATTTATGAAATTCCAGAATCTCTCATTCAGAAAGGAAAAGTAAATACACTTCTTATTCAAATTGAAAGATTTTTTCCAGAAGAAATTGGAATTAATCAAGATAAAACTGCAATCGGTCCAACTTTTTTAATTCAACGAGAGTTATACAAAGAAGAATTGTATAAACTAATTCTATTAGCAATTTATGGTACTGTAGGATTTTACTTTTTATTTCTTTTTTTAAGACGTAGACAGGAAAAGGAAAATTTACTCTTCGCCTTATTTGCATTTTGCGTAGTTTTATACCAATTTATGAGAACTCAAATTAAATACGATTTAGGTATTGATTTTATTTCCTTAAAAAAAGTGGAATACTTAGTATTTGCCGCTTTAATCCCTCTATTTACAAATTTTATTCGAAGTTACTTTAAATATTCGATTTCGATATTTTTATTAGGATTAAATATTCTATCAATCCTAGTCATGGGATTTTTTACAATCAGCTCAGATCTCATTTTATTCGATAAAATAAATAAAACACTCGTTCAGCCAATTGGATTTATATTCATTGGACATTTATTTTATTATTTAATCTCAGCAATATTAAAAAAGAATAAAGACGCATTTAATATTTTTTTAGGAGTTTGTATAATTTTTCTATCAGTTGTCACAGATATTTTAAGTGATAGAGGATATTTTCCTTTTCCCCGCACATTCGGTTATATATTTATTTTTTTTATATTAAGCATCGCGATTATTCTGGCAAATAAATTTGTTCGATTACACAATGAAGTAGAAGAATTAAATACTTCCCTTGAAAATAAAGTAGAACAAAGAACACAAGAACTAAGTTTATCCATCCAAGAAATTCAAAAAATTAAAACACAACAAGATGGAGATTATTTTTTAACTTCTCTCCTATTAAGTCCACTTACAGCAAATAAGAATAATAGTGAATTTGTTAAAACGGAATTCTTCTCTAAACAAAAAAAATCATTTCTCTTCAAAAATAAAACCTATGAGATTGGAGGAGATATTAGTATTTCTTCAAATATAACGTTAAACGGAAAGAATTTTACAGTGTTCATAAATGGCGATGCAATGGGAAAATCAATCCAAGGTGCCGGCGGAGCACTGGTAATGGGAGTTGTGTTTAATACTGTTTTGTCGCGATCAAATATTTCTAGTTTTAAATTAAAAACTCCAGAGAAATGGTTAAAAGATGCATTTTTAGAATTACAAAGAATTTTTGAATCATTCGACGGAACCATGTTTTTATCTTGTGTTATGGGACTCATTGATGATGAAACTGGATTTTTATATTACTTAAATGCAGAACATCCTTGGACAGTTTTATTGCGAGACGGAGAAACAAGTTTTATAGAACAAAAATTTACAACTAGAAAACTTGGCATTTTTGAAAATGAAAATCTATTTCATGTGCAAACTTTGAAATTAATACAAGGAGACATTTTGCTTCTTGGATCGGACGGGCGCGATGATATTTTAATGCAAACTATCAATGATGTTCGAATTATAAATGAAGATGAAACTTTATTTTTAGAAATTGTAAAACGTGCAAAAGGAAATCTAAATGAAATCATTGAATTACTTCATCAAACTGGAGAGTTAACAGATGATTGTAGTTTACTTCGAATCGAATATTTGGGTCCTGCGGCAAATCCCCATAAAACGAACTTTACAGAAATTCTGGCAAGGATGTTTCAAAACTATGACGATGTAAGAATTGATAACTACCAAGAGAATATCCACCTTCTTAAAAATGTATATAAACTAAATCCATACAATGAAGTTGCCAATCGACAACTTGGATTTTTTTATTTCAAAAAAAGGGACTTTCTAAACGCAATTAAACATATAGAACACTATACCTATAAAAAACCAGAATCTGTAGAAATGCTTTACTTAGCTTGTCTTTCCAATAAAAAATGTGGTAATTATGATAAGGCTGTAGACATTGGAGAACAAATCCTACTTCGTGAACCAAAGAATTTTAAGAACCTAAAAAATTTAAAAAAACTTTATCAATTAACCAAAAAATCAGAACGAGTAGAAGAACTAGAACACAAAATAAAGGAATTAAAATATGAAGTATTTAGAACTAAAAGTTAA
- a CDS encoding chemotaxis protein, producing MEKQIMDILNIGIGLLQAGKEGLEKAKTELEKTYTELSAKGAQDNSEGSVQIRQSLDKIIGDIKEFTSVAGKNYEDTRSKIIDNYNKITEEIQSKMPEGKVEAVKAKITEVAENIKKVKKA from the coding sequence ATGGAAAAACAAATCATGGACATACTTAATATTGGAATTGGCTTACTACAAGCTGGTAAAGAAGGTCTAGAAAAAGCAAAAACTGAGCTTGAAAAAACTTATACTGAGCTAAGCGCGAAAGGTGCACAAGATAATTCCGAAGGATCAGTCCAAATCAGACAATCTTTAGATAAAATCATCGGCGATATAAAGGAATTCACAAGCGTAGCTGGAAAAAACTACGAAGATACAAGATCTAAAATCATCGATAACTACAACAAAATTACAGAAGAAATTCAAAGCAAAATGCCAGAAGGCAAAGTAGAAGCAGTCAAAGCAAAAATTACGGAAGTTGCTGAAAATATCAAAAAAGTCAAAAAAGCTTAA